In Dryobates pubescens isolate bDryPub1 chromosome 19, bDryPub1.pri, whole genome shotgun sequence, the sequence ctgcaagcaaaccacagcaaaacctgacaaggtcctaccctggtcactgctcatcctcactccccactgcccccagcagagccctgagccacaggtgagggacaggatctgccttgcaaggggctgggggtcagggcttggccctttgcatcaatgaaacccctccaggtttcctcagcagcagagccacctttagctgcttgtcctgacctgtcagcactgcctcagtcctctgctctcaccatcacctggagatgcttcagtgcctccagtgatgcttcccttgcatccgctgtctccttctgctctaagcAGACCCTGgagaccctttcccagtatgcttcactgggacccattaagagtagaagaaacttcagaatttgaatctgactttgacttctacagaggtttcatcagcttcctctcagtctctgaggtttACAGGGAAACTAAAGCTACCAGAGGAGTTATTAAAAGAACTTGGCCTGGTCTTCTTCTGCCCTATTGGGCCAGACTCTGGGCtggagggtgctgctggcaagcaggcagcactgcaggagacagctctggccaggagcagctcctctgcacagcacagcagggctgaggacactgccagaggatctcagggagaggaggaaggcagaCAGAGCTTCAAGGTGGCCAGGAGTGGGAGAGTGATTGAGACCTCACAGGAGGAGatgtcactgcagtcactgacacagtgaggctgtgggtgcaggacactgcagctgtagctcctggagACATCTCCATCTCGGCAGCTGacgctcagctgaaggctcctggagtgtgcacaagaaggaggaccaaagcccttcagttccatcctgtaagcagcagagagcagagctggggaaggagaaggcttcacccccagctcctctgcctttctctcttcccttcactgtctctgcagcactgcaggcctgctccctgtttctccacctctccatgggtGTGGTGgatttaggctatgcctttaaaatttagttacagattttgagcagcaaagtagaaacaaaataaatagatcactcttgggtatgaaaaggaaaagaaaagaatattctaaacaaattcattggataaatatctggaatcagaggatctgtaccataacaattctctctcttctcttctgatctcagccgttttgcttcactcaggagacatcccctgctttggctggccttggctaagtctaacccactactttttttctctccccactcctcctttctctcttggacCAGGGTCTAGGTGTTAGGGGCAGCGGAACAgattccctggtctctgaccagatGGGTTTCATGTCATTTGGTAATTGTTAATACCTGTCTAATATTGTCACTCCTGGATGTTCTGTACCTGtttattgcattccattgtagagtgtagctcttgcttgtcaatacagcttcatttgcttctaactgagctgctctggcaaagctaatgctggggggaaatttcaacccactacaaTGGGACTTTTGTTCCCTGGGattgggctgttggtcactttctgttctgacaccagaggaagtttcatggcaattctgggtccctgctgTATTTGAAGCTGGGTTGAactctgccatgggttggtagtgatgggtaatgagctgatccattcctcatgcagctcagggacagggcttacaatgaggctgagagaagtgtgccctaacttatcactgcctttccctccttggacaggtctccatggccagaggcagcagatggccaacagcagctccatcacccacttcctcctcctgccattcccaggcacaaggcagctgcagctcctgcacttctggctcttcctggccatctacctggctgccctgctgggcaatggcctcatcatcaccaccatagcctgggaccaccacctccacacacctatgtacttcttcctcctcaacctcgccctccttgacctgggtgccatctccactaCTGTGCCCAAATCCATGGCCAATTCCCTGAGGAAcatcagggacatctcctatgcaggatgtgctgctcagctatttttcttctttttcatgtcagcagagtattttctcctcaccaccatgtcctatgatcgctacgttgccatctgcagacccctgcactatgaaaccctcctgggcagcagagtttgtggcCACCTGGCAGCAACTGCCTGGGCCTGTGGGGTTCTCTATGCTCTGCttcacacagccaatacattttccttgCCCTtatgccagggcaatgctgtggaggtgttcttctgtgaaatcccccagatcctcaagctctcctgctccacatcctacctcagggaaatTTGGCTTCTTGTGGGCAGTGTCTGTTTagtctttgtctgttttgtgttgattgtgaTGTCcgatgtgcagatcttcagggcagtgctgaggatcccctctcagcagggacgccacaaagcctttgccacctgcctccctcacctggctgtggtctccctgtttctcagcaCTGACATTTTTGCtcacctgaagccctcctccttctcctccccatccctggatctggtggtgtcagttctgtactcagtggtgcctccagcaatgaaccctctcatctacagcctgaggaaccaggagctcaaggatgCCCTGTgccaactgatccctggatggtttcagaagcaataaactctttgtcatctcctgcagagcagttctgatgtcactcagtctggtttccctgtgtttggctgctgctggtgctgttccccttgtgagaatgttgtttCCCCACCagagtctttcttcagaccatttctggttcagtgctggcctgtctgctgtgacccagagactgcagacaggagcagctgtgctccctgggtgtgCAGCATGcaaggaaaaattcttcccatcTAGAAGTTCATAACAGAGGCAGAGTCGTCTGTGGGGTCTTTCTCATTGCTGAAGGCACAGCTCCCCTTTCATCCTCCATTTCTGGGTGcagatttccctctccctttccccactggCTCAGGTACTCAGGATTTAGTCTTTCCTGAAACCCCTGCTCCATGTCCTGCTTcacacaaaccctccctgcttcaTACATCCTGTACTCATTTAAATTAGGTTCTGCACTTCTCTGGGTGGAtgttatagatgactcctggtaaaagtttttggtaacagttttattggcactaaaagatcttaaaaaggtaatgaaaggcaataaaagcaataGAAGCAAAGCAACCGGTTGGGCATGCGGGGGTACAAAacttcaccccacagcagctttacaatagctttcttcatcttatatagttacatcatctacataaacaAACTTATcctaaatagaaggcaggcatatgataatgagtcttCAGAATAGGTGATcaaatcccttctccctacATTCTGTGTGGTAGGGGTCAAAGCATCCACTTGCACGAATGCTCAGTCATCCAggcttctgtggtgggttgagttcttctcagttcttctcctcagccttggtgtctccaattagccaaacacactgtctctggttaagtctgtaaaatatgcagctccccctttgtcctcaaaacaggctcctgcaagctcCTGACCCCCAGTCCCAGTGCACTCTGAATTCTCTGCCTTTAACACCAATCACAGACTCACCAGGATATTCATCACAATCCCCCATTTTCTTTTGGTCACCGTTGATCTGTGTTGAAATTTCCAGATATTTCAGAACCTCCTTAATTGGATCATAATTAAGTTCCTCTATTTTGATCACCTTCAGATCACAACCATCTGCTTGCAACTTATTGGCATAAACAATTGTACCTACAGGTCTTATAATTTTAAAACAGCAATTACAGAGAATGACACAGAGCAATATTACAATTATTCCAACAGGTATTACAAACAAATGTTTAAACCAACTTCTATTCGATAACCAAGAAGTTAACTTATCCCATATCTCTTTAAATCCACAAGAAGGATCATCCAAAAAAATGTAATATTGGATTGTGATCTACAATCACTTAACATAACTACAGATTGACATAACTACAACAGCTTACATTCATGACCACACATACAACATATGAGAAATCCAAAGCTCACCTATTttgagtatcacagaatcaccaaggttggaagagacctcaaagatcatcaagtccaacctgtcaccacagacctcatgactagaccatggcaccaagtgccacatccaatcccctgatgaacacatccagggacattgactccaccacctccctgggcagcacattccaatgacaaatgactctctcagtgaagaactttctcctcacctccagcccaaacttcccctggctcagcttgagactgtgtcctcttgttctggtgcaggttgatagagagaagagactgaccccttcctggctacaaccaactttcaggtagttgtagagagcaatgcctctgtgctctgcaagctCTTGAGGCACAAAGA encodes:
- the LOC128898175 gene encoding olfactory receptor 14A16-like, producing the protein MANSSSITHFLLLPFPGTRQLQLLHFWLFLAIYLAALLGNGLIITTIAWDHHLHTPMYFFLLNLALLDLGAISTTVPKSMANSLRNIRDISYAGCAAQLFFFFFMSAEYFLLTTMSYDRYVAICRPLHYETLLGSRVCGHLAATAWACGVLYALLHTANTFSLPLCQGNAVEVFFCEIPQILKLSCSTSYLREIWLLVGSVCLVFVCFVLIVMSDVQIFRAVLRIPSQQGRHKAFATCLPHLAVVSLFLSTDIFAHLKPSSFSSPSLDLVVSVLYSVVPPAMNPLIYSLRNQELKDALGFYWAMLDV